Genomic window (Corynebacterium simulans):
CGAAAAACCGCTGCCTTGGTACCTTCGAAGAAAAGACCATTCCGCAGACTAAGAATCTGCCACACATCGAGGCCCCGGGCGTTTTCGTCGAGACCCTTCAGCAATGGCTTGCACCCTTAAGGGAACAAATTGCGAAATAAGTAACAATTAATACTTTCAGAGCGCCACCCCACAAAGGGGTGGCGTTTTCTTTATGTATTCGCACAAAAGTCCTGTACAGATAATACTATCTGCCGACTTATAGTTTTCATCACACGCTTATAATTTTCAAATCCTTGAATGTGCGCGCAGCCACAGTGTAACTTCAGTTCCAACCTTTCAAGGTTCATCAATGTTCACTCAAGGCTCGACCTAATTCGGAGGTCTCTCCCCGTTATGACGATCAAAAAGACGTTCGCTGTAGTTTCTGCAGCCTCCCTAACCCTGGCCCTCGCGGCATGCGGTAGCGATAACGGCTCCGCGAACGGCTCCGGCGGCAACTACATCACCGCATGGGGCAGCGAACCCCAGAACCCGCTGATCCCGGCAAACACCAACGAAACCGGCGGCGGCCGCATCGTTGACAGCATCTACTCGGGCCTCGTGTACTACGACGCGGATGGCAAGGCGCAGAACGAGATCGCAGAATCCATCGAGCCGAACAAGGACAACACCAAGTTCACCATCAAGCTCAAGAAGACCAACTTCTCCGATGGTTCCCCGGTTACCGCAAAGAACTTCGTTGACGCGTGGAACTACGCAGTGGCAAACGATCAGCTCAACGCTTCCTTCTTCAGCAACATCAAGGGCTTCAAGGAGGGCGTAAAGGAGCTCGAGGGCCTGAAGATAGAAGACGATTACACCTTCACCGTCGAGCTCAACAACCCTGAACAAGACTTCCCAGCACAGCTGGGTTACTCCGCGTTCTACCCGCTCCACGAGTCCGCCTTCGATGACCTGGAGGCCTTTGGCCAGAGCCCAATCGGCAATGGCCCGTACAAGCTCGCCGAGTGGAACCACAACCAGGACGCTACCGTCGTTCCGAACGAGGAGTACAAGGGTGGCCAGAAGGCTGCTAACGACGGCGTTAAGTTCGTCTTCTACACTTCTAACGACGCCGCCTACGCCGATCTGCTCTCCGGCAACCTGGATCTTCTCGACGCCGTCCCAGATGCCGCCTTCGACGTCTACGAGTCCGACCTGGGTGAGCGCGCATCCAACCAGCCTTACGCAGGCTTCCAGTCCTTCACCATCGGCGAGAACCTTGAGCATTTCTCCGGCGAAGAGGGCAAGTTACGCCGCCAGGCAATCTCTTACGCAATCAACCGTGACGAGATCACCGAGACCATCTTCAAGGGCACCCGCACCCCAGCCAAGGACTTCACCTCCCCTGTTCTGCCGGGCTACTCCGAGGACATCGAGGGCAATGAGGTCTTGAAGTATGACCCAGAAAAGGCCAAGGAGCTGTGGGCCAAGGCCGACAAGATGAACAAGTGGTCCTCGCCTTCCTTCGAGATCGCCTACAACTCTGACGGCGGCCACAAGAGCTGGGTTGACGCAGTCTCCAACTCCATCAAGAACACCTT
Coding sequences:
- a CDS encoding peptide ABC transporter substrate-binding protein, with the translated sequence MTIKKTFAVVSAASLTLALAACGSDNGSANGSGGNYITAWGSEPQNPLIPANTNETGGGRIVDSIYSGLVYYDADGKAQNEIAESIEPNKDNTKFTIKLKKTNFSDGSPVTAKNFVDAWNYAVANDQLNASFFSNIKGFKEGVKELEGLKIEDDYTFTVELNNPEQDFPAQLGYSAFYPLHESAFDDLEAFGQSPIGNGPYKLAEWNHNQDATVVPNEEYKGGQKAANDGVKFVFYTSNDAAYADLLSGNLDLLDAVPDAAFDVYESDLGERASNQPYAGFQSFTIGENLEHFSGEEGKLRRQAISYAINRDEITETIFKGTRTPAKDFTSPVLPGYSEDIEGNEVLKYDPEKAKELWAKADKMNKWSSPSFEIAYNSDGGHKSWVDAVSNSIKNTLGIEAVGAPYPDFKSLRDEVTNRTIKTGFRTGWQADYPSMGNFLAPLYQTGGSSNDGDYSNEEFDKLLVEAAKSSSQEEANAKYKEAQAILFEDLPAIPLWYPNATGGFSEAVSDAKFSWKGVPVYYEITKE